The Amycolatopsis sp. DG1A-15b genome window below encodes:
- a CDS encoding ATP F0F1 synthase subunit C — translation MSNIVLAQAAEQAVNINPGLAAIGYGLGAIGPGIGVGLIFAAVINGTARQPEAQGKLQGIGFSTFVLTEVLALIGIVIYFIASAG, via the coding sequence GTGAGCAACATCGTTCTGGCCCAGGCCGCGGAGCAGGCCGTCAACATCAACCCCGGCCTCGCCGCCATCGGTTACGGCCTGGGCGCGATCGGCCCGGGCATCGGTGTGGGTCTGATCTTCGCCGCCGTCATCAACGGCACCGCCCGCCAGCCGGAGGCGCAGGGCAAGCTGCAGGGCATCGGCTTCTCGACCTTCGTGCTGACCGAGGTGCTCGCCCTGATCGGCATCGTCATCTACTTCATCGCCTCCGCAGGCTGA
- the atpB gene encoding F0F1 ATP synthase subunit A yields the protein MGALVLAEGATFAPPGAESFELPALFGGVTKPMLLVVLSVVIIATYFLLATRKLQVVPGKGQFVAESIYDFSRNNIAREQIGSKDFKPFVPLVFALFTFILVNNLYGIIPLLQFPTMARFGFPVALSVLVVYPVYHFVGFKRHGFKGYFKKELAPPGVPGPVLPLFALIEFAEKFFLNPLTLAIRVFAAMFAGHLILAVFTLGGTFLLTETSGWALKPVSLVAWIFAIGMTFLEAFIQVLQAYIFALLSAGYIGAALASEH from the coding sequence GTGGGCGCGCTGGTATTGGCCGAGGGTGCGACGTTCGCGCCGCCCGGCGCCGAAAGCTTCGAGTTGCCGGCGTTGTTCGGCGGAGTCACCAAGCCGATGCTGCTCGTCGTGCTTTCGGTTGTCATCATCGCGACGTACTTCCTGCTGGCGACCCGCAAGCTGCAGGTCGTGCCGGGCAAGGGGCAGTTCGTCGCGGAGTCGATCTACGACTTCAGCCGCAACAACATCGCGCGCGAGCAGATCGGTTCGAAGGATTTCAAGCCGTTCGTGCCGCTTGTTTTCGCGCTGTTCACCTTCATTCTGGTGAACAACCTCTACGGGATCATCCCCCTCCTGCAGTTCCCGACCATGGCGCGCTTCGGCTTCCCGGTCGCGCTGTCGGTCCTCGTCGTCTACCCGGTGTACCACTTCGTCGGGTTCAAGCGGCACGGTTTCAAGGGGTACTTCAAGAAGGAACTCGCGCCGCCGGGCGTGCCGGGCCCGGTGCTGCCGCTCTTCGCGCTGATCGAGTTCGCGGAGAAGTTCTTCCTCAACCCGCTCACGCTCGCCATCCGTGTTTTCGCCGCCATGTTCGCGGGTCACCTGATCCTGGCGGTGTTCACCCTCGGCGGCACCTTCCTGCTGACCGAGACCTCGGGCTGGGCGCTGAAGCCGGTTTCCCTGGTGGCGTGGATCTTCGCCATCGGGATGACGTTCCTCGAGGCCTTCATCCAGGTGCTGCAGGCCTACATCTTCGCCCTGCTGTCGGCCGGGTACATCGGCGCCGCGCTGGCGTCGGAGCACTGA
- a CDS encoding MraY family glycosyltransferase: MPPTSGLLPIREYILVALTATAVTYLLTGVVRRVAIRVGAIANPRARDVHVAPIPRMGGIGIFLGVAGAMGLAHQLPALSHGFDASFDSVGVLLAAGVISLIGALDDRFELDAWTKLAGQVMCAGILVIFGVQWVSFWVPWGGTGASFGSVLVLDKNQGALLTVVMVVVMVNAMNFVDGLDGLAGGLGFIAAAATCAFSLGLLDSSGGDVGTYPPALIAATLAGACLGFLPYNFQPAKIFMGDSGSMMIGLMLAGATTSASGRVPYPQFSGKDAIALLSPLVVVAAVLFVPMLDLIMAVVRRTRRGESPFAADKMHLHHRLLEIGHSQRRAVLLIYLWAGILAFGAVSVTLFDDAAALWIIGVGLVFAVVVSVVPRLRSRHQPGT, translated from the coding sequence GTGCCGCCCACATCCGGTCTCCTCCCCATCCGGGAATACATCCTCGTCGCGCTGACCGCGACGGCTGTGACCTACCTGCTCACGGGCGTCGTGCGCCGGGTGGCGATCCGCGTCGGCGCGATCGCCAACCCGCGCGCCCGCGACGTGCACGTCGCCCCGATCCCGCGGATGGGCGGGATCGGCATCTTCCTCGGCGTCGCCGGCGCGATGGGCCTGGCCCACCAGCTGCCCGCGCTGTCGCACGGCTTCGACGCTTCGTTCGACTCGGTCGGCGTGCTGCTGGCCGCGGGCGTCATCTCCCTGATCGGCGCGCTCGACGACCGGTTCGAGCTGGACGCCTGGACGAAGCTGGCCGGCCAGGTCATGTGCGCCGGGATCCTGGTCATCTTCGGTGTGCAGTGGGTGTCGTTCTGGGTGCCGTGGGGCGGCACCGGCGCCTCGTTCGGCTCGGTGCTGGTGCTCGACAAGAACCAGGGCGCGCTGCTCACCGTCGTGATGGTCGTGGTGATGGTCAACGCGATGAACTTCGTCGACGGCCTCGACGGGCTGGCCGGCGGCCTCGGGTTCATCGCGGCCGCCGCCACCTGCGCGTTCTCGCTCGGCCTGCTCGACAGCTCCGGCGGCGACGTCGGCACGTACCCGCCCGCGCTGATCGCGGCCACGCTCGCCGGCGCGTGTCTGGGCTTCCTGCCGTACAACTTCCAACCCGCGAAGATCTTCATGGGCGACTCAGGCTCGATGATGATCGGCCTGATGCTCGCGGGGGCGACGACGTCGGCGTCCGGGCGCGTGCCGTACCCGCAGTTCAGCGGCAAGGACGCGATCGCGCTGCTCTCGCCGCTGGTGGTCGTGGCGGCGGTGCTGTTCGTGCCGATGCTGGACCTGATCATGGCGGTCGTCCGGCGTACCCGCCGCGGCGAAAGCCCGTTCGCCGCCGACAAGATGCACCTGCACCACCGCCTGCTGGAGATCGGCCACTCCCAGCGCCGCGCGGTCCTGCTGATCTACTTGTGGGCTGGCATCCTCGCCTTCGGCGCGGTGTCGGTGACGCTGTTCGACGACGCCGCGGCGCTGTGGATCATCGGCGTCGGGCTGGTGTTCGCGGTGGTGGTCTCGGTCGTCCCGCGGCTGCGCTCGCGCCACCAGCCGGGGACGTGA
- a CDS encoding L-threonylcarbamoyladenylate synthase: MSVVYDCSKRETRADGLAAAAGAVRSSRLVVLPTDTVYGIGADAFDAGAVQALLRAKNRGPDMPVGVLVGSWSTVDGLVLGVPPQARALIEAFWPGDLSIVLPHAPSLQWNLGDARGTVMLRMPLHPVALELLRDVGPMAVSSANVSGRPPASTAQEAQEQLGDSVAVYLDGGSSGEPVASSIVDLTGTEPVVLREGAVNKEAIAEVLGVPAESLA, encoded by the coding sequence ATGAGCGTGGTCTACGACTGCAGCAAGCGGGAGACCCGGGCCGACGGGCTGGCCGCGGCGGCCGGGGCGGTGCGGTCGAGCAGGCTGGTCGTCCTGCCGACCGACACGGTCTACGGGATCGGTGCCGACGCGTTCGACGCCGGTGCCGTGCAGGCGCTGTTGCGCGCCAAGAACCGCGGCCCGGACATGCCGGTCGGCGTGCTCGTCGGCTCCTGGTCCACTGTGGACGGCCTGGTGCTCGGGGTGCCGCCGCAGGCGCGTGCGCTCATCGAAGCCTTCTGGCCGGGCGACCTGTCCATCGTGCTGCCGCACGCGCCGAGCCTGCAGTGGAACCTCGGCGACGCCCGCGGCACCGTGATGCTCCGGATGCCGCTGCACCCGGTCGCGCTGGAGCTGCTGCGCGACGTCGGCCCGATGGCCGTCTCGAGCGCGAACGTCTCCGGCCGGCCGCCGGCCAGCACCGCGCAGGAGGCGCAGGAACAGCTCGGCGACTCGGTCGCGGTGTACCTCGACGGCGGGTCGAGCGGCGAGCCCGTCGCGTCGAGCATCGTGGACCTCACCGGCACCGAGCCGGTGGTGCTGCGCGAGGGCGCCGTGAACAAGGAGGCCATCGCGGAGGTGCTCGGTGTGCCCGCGGAATCCTTGGCCTGA
- a CDS encoding M6 family metalloprotease domain-containing protein, whose translation MRPRTPKALALLAAVAVLTGLGTGTAAAEPLTRGWPAPIDAAHWENQDHMTWSDYRKVPGTDWADPSLKPTQRTFKGAVVLADYPDQDFVVTRPAGSTVFGNPAPTAANIPRANVAKHYQDFLNKPEALNNGHTINEYWMEDSGGRFGVQLTAFGPYRMPGKSYEYGMEFQPGACPPGANCARDIRKDAGDAWRADVGDTAKQFDFVFYLSAGQDESSTWQEFGEMKFGTKENVPDSFGPPDHDLPNYAATRYVPWTSWASAASIWPNAQDGSSVQAESSGQSTYAHEFSHILGIGDNYNNPFGVPPSRSYSGPWDMLSRGTFNGPGGPHTRWRIPATQGSSMGAQHQLRNKLKLGIVDPADVLQLDRTELAASGPVSARLTARETEAQPGAFTGLNIKLTGGDKAPKCDRSKDPFCDGGGYDNYTVEVVDRMGADSFAPDSGVLITKTKNQDNAPFDWVIDANPQDIGITDYTKPDGTPVKITIGDYRQLNDALFKAGTEAASPYEYTDQANRLRFLITDVARDRHGILSYTVTVASLDGSGGQARGAALTPALPAIARGGLATCDFGLLNTGSARGAKAPYDTDTYRLSVSTDARGWEVRLPNELTTAKFGGHVKVPAYAKRGQGADLAARVKLTATSVSDPSKTATASCTAFGF comes from the coding sequence ATGCGCCCCAGAACCCCGAAAGCGCTCGCCCTGCTCGCCGCGGTCGCCGTCCTGACCGGGCTCGGTACCGGCACCGCCGCCGCCGAGCCGCTCACCCGTGGCTGGCCCGCCCCGATCGATGCCGCGCACTGGGAGAACCAGGACCACATGACCTGGTCCGACTACCGCAAGGTGCCCGGCACCGACTGGGCCGATCCCTCGCTCAAGCCCACCCAGCGCACCTTCAAGGGCGCCGTCGTCCTCGCCGACTACCCGGACCAGGACTTCGTGGTCACGCGCCCGGCCGGCTCGACCGTGTTCGGCAACCCCGCGCCGACGGCGGCGAACATCCCGCGGGCGAACGTCGCGAAGCACTACCAGGACTTCCTCAACAAGCCCGAGGCCCTGAACAACGGCCACACGATCAACGAGTACTGGATGGAGGACTCCGGCGGCCGGTTCGGCGTGCAGCTGACCGCCTTCGGGCCGTACCGGATGCCCGGGAAGTCCTACGAGTACGGCATGGAGTTCCAGCCGGGCGCGTGCCCGCCCGGCGCGAACTGCGCCCGGGACATCCGCAAGGACGCCGGGGACGCCTGGCGCGCCGACGTCGGCGACACCGCGAAGCAGTTCGACTTCGTCTTCTACCTCTCCGCCGGCCAGGACGAGAGCTCGACCTGGCAGGAGTTCGGCGAGATGAAGTTCGGGACGAAGGAGAACGTGCCCGACAGCTTCGGCCCGCCCGACCACGACCTGCCCAACTACGCGGCCACCCGGTACGTGCCGTGGACGTCGTGGGCGTCGGCCGCCAGCATCTGGCCGAACGCCCAGGACGGCAGCTCGGTGCAGGCGGAGAGCTCCGGGCAGTCGACCTACGCCCACGAGTTCAGCCACATCCTGGGCATCGGCGACAACTACAACAACCCGTTCGGCGTGCCGCCCTCGCGCAGCTACAGCGGCCCGTGGGACATGCTGTCGCGCGGCACGTTCAACGGGCCCGGCGGCCCGCACACGCGGTGGCGGATCCCGGCGACGCAGGGCAGCTCGATGGGGGCCCAGCACCAGCTGCGCAACAAGCTGAAGCTCGGCATCGTCGACCCCGCCGACGTGCTGCAGCTGGACCGCACCGAGCTGGCCGCTTCGGGGCCGGTGTCGGCGCGGCTGACGGCGCGTGAGACCGAGGCGCAGCCCGGCGCGTTCACCGGCCTGAACATCAAGCTCACCGGCGGGGACAAGGCGCCGAAGTGCGACCGGTCGAAGGACCCGTTCTGCGACGGCGGCGGCTACGACAACTACACCGTCGAGGTCGTCGACCGGATGGGCGCGGACTCCTTCGCGCCCGACTCGGGCGTGCTGATCACGAAGACGAAGAACCAGGACAACGCCCCGTTCGACTGGGTGATCGACGCCAACCCGCAGGACATCGGCATCACCGACTACACGAAGCCGGACGGGACGCCGGTGAAGATCACCATCGGTGACTACCGCCAGCTCAACGACGCCCTGTTCAAGGCGGGCACCGAAGCGGCGAGCCCGTACGAGTACACCGACCAGGCGAACCGGCTGCGGTTCCTGATCACGGACGTGGCCCGCGACCGCCACGGGATCCTCTCGTACACGGTGACGGTGGCTTCGCTGGACGGCTCGGGCGGCCAGGCCCGCGGGGCGGCGCTGACCCCGGCCCTCCCGGCCATCGCCCGGGGAGGCCTGGCGACCTGCGACTTCGGCCTGCTCAACACGGGCTCGGCGCGGGGCGCGAAGGCACCGTACGACACGGACACGTACCGCTTGAGCGTGTCGACGGACGCCCGGGGCTGGGAGGTCCGGCTCCCGAACGAGCTGACCACGGCGAAGTTCGGCGGCCACGTGAAGGTGCCGGCGTACGCGAAGCGCGGCCAGGGCGCCGACCTGGCGGCAAGGGTGAAGCTGACGGCGACCTCGGTGAGCGACCCGTCGAAGACCGCAACGGCGAGTTGCACGGCGTTCGGCTTCTAG
- the prmC gene encoding peptide chain release factor N(5)-glutamine methyltransferase produces the protein MNRQPLRLAIIEATRILERAGVASPRFDAEVIAAHVLGVERGRLPMVPLVDPPVIEAIGQLVQQRAKRIPLQYLTGWAALGDITVAVGAGVFVPRPETELLLEWGVKFLQGREFPVVVDLCTGSGALALAVAHARPDAVVYAVDIDPQALAWARHNADVHADAGNTPIRLYSGDIGDPTMFAELDGLVDLVLCNPPYVPEGTPVPPEVAEHDPPRAVFAEESGLAVIRHAIAAGARLLRPGGGLAIEHDDTHGSAVPALVRARRVLTGVEGHADLTGRARFVTARRLG, from the coding sequence GTGAATCGGCAGCCGCTGCGCCTGGCCATCATCGAGGCCACCCGGATCCTCGAGCGCGCGGGCGTCGCCTCGCCGCGGTTCGACGCCGAGGTGATCGCCGCGCACGTGCTCGGGGTCGAACGCGGCCGGCTGCCGATGGTGCCGCTGGTCGACCCGCCGGTCATCGAGGCCATCGGCCAGCTCGTCCAGCAGCGCGCCAAGCGCATCCCCCTGCAGTACCTGACCGGCTGGGCCGCGCTCGGCGACATCACGGTCGCGGTGGGCGCCGGGGTGTTCGTCCCGCGGCCGGAGACCGAGCTGCTGCTCGAGTGGGGTGTCAAGTTCCTGCAGGGCCGGGAGTTCCCGGTGGTGGTGGACCTGTGCACGGGCTCCGGCGCGCTGGCGCTGGCGGTGGCCCACGCGCGCCCGGACGCGGTCGTCTACGCGGTGGACATCGACCCGCAGGCGCTGGCCTGGGCCCGCCACAACGCCGACGTGCACGCCGACGCGGGCAACACCCCGATCCGGCTGTATTCGGGCGACATCGGCGACCCGACGATGTTCGCCGAGCTCGACGGCCTGGTCGACCTGGTGCTGTGCAACCCGCCGTACGTCCCGGAGGGCACCCCGGTGCCCCCGGAGGTCGCGGAGCACGACCCGCCGCGCGCGGTGTTCGCGGAGGAGAGCGGCCTGGCGGTGATCCGCCACGCGATCGCGGCGGGAGCCCGGCTGCTGCGCCCGGGCGGCGGCCTGGCGATCGAGCACGACGACACGCACGGCTCGGCGGTCCCGGCCCTGGTCCGGGCGCGCCGGGTGCTGACCGGGGTGGAGGGCCACGCGGACCTGACGGGCCGCGCCCGGTTCGTCACCGCTCGCCGGTTGGGCTGA
- a CDS encoding glycosyltransferase family 2 protein: MPTEPITRRVAFIFPIYNEEENIDLLHRTVDEVTAPLVGKYDFSFLYVDDGSRDGSLAKLTELSARDERVTVVELSRNFGHQMAVTAGLDLVDADAVVIMDSDMQDPPRVALELIEKWEEGFDVVYAQRRSRQDSAFKKLTAGGFYWFLRKMAAVDIPKNTGDFRLIDRKVVDELRKYRERDRFLRGLVSYIGFKQTAVLFDRDKRHAGVTGYPLRKMLRFAADGILGFSVTPLRMITRMGYLISFLSFVGILYVGGVKLLAPQTAVPGWAFLGIAMFFLGGIQIIMLGVLGSYIGRTYSQVQNRPLYGVASVRTGPGVPVEAREGADAGRGAR; this comes from the coding sequence GTGCCCACAGAGCCGATCACCCGCCGGGTGGCGTTCATCTTCCCGATCTACAACGAGGAAGAGAACATCGACCTGCTGCACCGGACGGTGGACGAGGTGACCGCCCCCCTCGTCGGGAAGTACGACTTCAGCTTCCTCTACGTCGACGACGGCAGCCGGGACGGCTCGCTGGCCAAGCTCACCGAGCTCAGCGCCCGCGACGAGCGGGTCACCGTGGTCGAACTGTCCCGCAACTTCGGCCACCAGATGGCCGTCACCGCCGGGCTGGACCTGGTCGACGCGGACGCCGTCGTCATCATGGACAGCGACATGCAGGACCCGCCGCGAGTGGCGCTCGAGCTGATCGAGAAGTGGGAAGAGGGCTTCGACGTCGTCTACGCGCAGCGGCGCTCACGGCAGGACTCGGCGTTCAAGAAGCTCACCGCCGGCGGGTTCTACTGGTTCCTGCGGAAGATGGCCGCGGTCGACATCCCGAAGAACACCGGCGACTTCCGGCTGATCGACCGCAAGGTGGTCGACGAGCTGCGCAAGTACCGCGAGCGCGACCGCTTCCTGCGCGGGCTGGTCAGCTACATCGGCTTCAAGCAGACGGCCGTGCTGTTCGACCGCGACAAGCGGCACGCCGGCGTCACGGGCTACCCGCTGCGCAAGATGCTGCGCTTCGCCGCCGACGGCATCCTCGGCTTCTCGGTGACGCCGCTGCGGATGATCACGCGCATGGGGTACCTGATCTCGTTCCTGAGCTTCGTCGGGATCCTCTACGTCGGCGGCGTCAAGCTGCTCGCCCCGCAGACCGCGGTGCCCGGCTGGGCCTTCCTCGGGATCGCGATGTTCTTCCTCGGCGGGATCCAGATCATCATGCTCGGCGTGCTCGGCAGCTACATCGGCCGCACGTACTCCCAGGTGCAGAACCGGCCGCTCTACGGCGTCGCGTCGGTGCGCACCGGCCCCGGGGTGCCGGTCGAGGCCCGTGAAGGCGCCGACGCGGGAAGAGGCGCCCGGTGA
- a CDS encoding GtrA family protein, with product MKLISATQLRFGLVGVGNTLVDALGYALLVTLGVPLFVANFISTTAGMLLSFTLNRNFTFRAKDGDVRRQALLFFGVTAFGLWVVQAAIIFAVTAAFPGVNVLIPKFAGIAVGLVWNYVLYNKVVFRQRPAAAEPPVAEVTHD from the coding sequence GTGAAGCTGATCTCGGCGACCCAGCTGCGCTTCGGGCTGGTCGGGGTGGGGAACACCCTCGTCGACGCCCTCGGTTACGCGCTGCTGGTGACGCTGGGCGTCCCGCTCTTCGTCGCGAACTTCATCTCGACGACGGCGGGCATGCTGCTCAGTTTCACCCTGAACCGGAACTTCACCTTCCGCGCCAAGGACGGCGACGTCCGCCGCCAGGCGCTGCTGTTCTTCGGCGTCACCGCGTTCGGGCTCTGGGTCGTGCAGGCGGCGATCATCTTCGCCGTCACCGCGGCGTTCCCCGGGGTGAACGTGCTGATCCCGAAGTTCGCCGGGATCGCGGTCGGCCTGGTCTGGAACTACGTGCTCTACAACAAGGTCGTCTTCCGGCAGCGGCCCGCGGCGGCCGAGCCGCCGGTCGCCGAGGTCACGCATGACTAG
- a CDS encoding mannosyltransferase family protein, with protein MTRTAVPSRVADQVEPERAETATAGRRAAWANGDYARVLAVVLAWNAVLIAVAYLFAPSSPVDEGIPKTGIGSTMSLLAHTYRWDAGNYGEIAMHAYTGSYAPTRAFYPVFPVLVWLVQTVSFGTLGLLAAGFLVNLVATWLAAVALLKIGRHFFDGERAPWLVVAAFLTAPAAFFLHSFYSEAVFCALGFWAYLFALRRQWLWMGLTLIPLTASRITAAVFVGLCFLEFWRSKDWKPRGLLSWHLLWFPAAFLGLGGVLVAMKLQTGDFFASFNALKGVREWSYHRFNPNILETLWFEAKLTGHALLGDTRMDAWTLMSHVLPMIGLALLFASSVYVLVALRSKGVPLALFGFASIVMLTMNSNVVSVHRYLLPCLVMYVALVLFGERRPKLRGAVHVVLYANALVCGMIYLRFITGFWSG; from the coding sequence ATGACTAGGACGGCCGTCCCGTCCCGGGTCGCCGACCAGGTCGAACCAGAGCGTGCGGAGACGGCCACCGCCGGTCGTCGAGCCGCCTGGGCGAACGGCGACTACGCCCGCGTCCTCGCCGTGGTGCTGGCCTGGAACGCGGTGCTGATCGCCGTCGCGTACCTGTTCGCGCCGTCCAGCCCGGTCGACGAGGGCATCCCGAAGACCGGCATCGGCTCGACGATGAGCCTCCTGGCGCACACCTACCGCTGGGACGCCGGCAACTACGGCGAAATCGCCATGCACGCCTACACCGGCAGCTACGCCCCGACGCGGGCGTTCTACCCGGTGTTCCCGGTCCTGGTCTGGCTGGTGCAGACGGTCAGCTTCGGCACGCTCGGCCTGCTCGCCGCCGGGTTCCTGGTCAACCTGGTGGCCACCTGGCTGGCCGCGGTGGCGCTGCTGAAGATCGGGCGCCACTTCTTCGACGGCGAGCGGGCCCCGTGGCTGGTCGTCGCGGCCTTCCTGACCGCGCCCGCCGCGTTCTTCCTGCACTCGTTCTACAGCGAGGCGGTGTTCTGCGCGCTGGGCTTCTGGGCCTACCTGTTCGCGCTGCGCCGCCAATGGCTCTGGATGGGCCTGACGCTCATCCCGCTGACGGCCTCCCGCATCACGGCGGCGGTGTTCGTCGGCCTGTGCTTCCTGGAGTTCTGGCGGTCGAAGGACTGGAAGCCGCGCGGCCTGCTGTCGTGGCACCTGCTGTGGTTCCCGGCGGCGTTCCTCGGCCTCGGCGGCGTGCTGGTCGCCATGAAGCTCCAGACCGGCGACTTCTTCGCCAGTTTCAACGCGCTCAAGGGCGTGCGGGAGTGGTCGTACCACCGGTTCAACCCGAACATCCTCGAAACGCTCTGGTTCGAAGCCAAGCTCACCGGCCACGCCCTGCTCGGCGACACCCGGATGGACGCGTGGACGCTGATGAGCCACGTGCTGCCGATGATCGGCCTGGCCCTGCTGTTCGCGTCCTCGGTGTACGTCCTGGTGGCCCTGCGCTCGAAGGGTGTCCCGCTGGCGCTGTTCGGGTTCGCGTCCATCGTGATGCTGACGATGAACAGCAACGTGGTGTCGGTGCACCGCTACCTGCTGCCGTGCCTGGTGATGTACGTGGCGCTGGTCCTGTTCGGCGAGCGCCGCCCGAAGCTGCGCGGCGCGGTGCACGTGGTCCTGTACGCGAACGCGCTGGTCTGCGGCATGATCTACCTGCGCTTCATAACGGGGTTCTGGTCCGGCTGA
- a CDS encoding glycosyltransferase 87 family protein, whose protein sequence is MSLSGSLRQETEYEPSAAEQTVEIPAVAHRPAGAGPSERTRRLSVIVLAALLVLLAFGVRLALFRYETADYTAFYRRWYDFVVDQGGISALKYEFSDLNAPYRYFMVLLPHLPVPSPLAGIKAFSVLFDLVTAFFVYRIVALKYPSHWIAAAAAFIVFMLPTVVINSAMWAQGDAIYTAFSLGAVYFLLRKRPWWASVFFGLALAFKLQAIFLFPLLLVMVLLGRVPWRALVAIPAVYLVLDVPALLAGASPAKLLTVYLNQTSIYPQLTLSAPNIWQFFRGEHGMEAMKTAAVLLTALLIFTLCLLVVLSRVELTDTRILVIGAISAMLVPFVLPSMHERYFYLADVLTLVVAFYLPRQLWYVPIIVEFCSLMCYIPNIFFAKAGGEPVDFRILAALELGALVLLVRYAVWDFRRHREPLTPLTR, encoded by the coding sequence ATGAGCTTGTCCGGTTCGCTGCGACAGGAGACGGAGTACGAACCATCGGCGGCGGAACAGACCGTCGAAATCCCCGCGGTCGCCCACCGGCCGGCCGGTGCCGGACCGTCCGAGCGGACCCGCCGGCTCTCCGTGATCGTTCTCGCCGCCCTGCTGGTCCTGCTGGCCTTCGGTGTCCGGCTGGCCCTGTTCCGGTACGAGACCGCGGACTACACCGCCTTTTACCGGCGGTGGTACGACTTCGTCGTCGACCAGGGCGGGATCAGCGCGCTCAAGTACGAGTTCTCCGACCTGAACGCGCCCTACCGGTACTTCATGGTGCTGCTGCCCCACCTGCCGGTGCCTTCCCCGCTCGCCGGGATCAAGGCCTTCTCGGTTCTGTTCGACTTGGTGACGGCGTTCTTCGTGTACCGCATCGTGGCGCTGAAGTACCCGTCGCACTGGATCGCCGCCGCGGCCGCGTTCATCGTGTTCATGCTGCCGACCGTCGTGATCAACAGCGCCATGTGGGCCCAGGGCGACGCGATCTACACCGCGTTCTCCCTCGGCGCCGTCTACTTCCTGCTGCGGAAGCGGCCCTGGTGGGCCTCTGTGTTCTTCGGACTCGCGCTCGCGTTCAAGCTGCAGGCGATCTTCCTCTTCCCGCTGCTGCTCGTGATGGTGCTGCTCGGCCGCGTGCCGTGGCGGGCCCTGGTGGCGATCCCGGCCGTCTACCTCGTGCTGGACGTCCCCGCGCTGCTGGCCGGCGCGTCACCGGCGAAACTGCTGACGGTCTACCTCAACCAGACGAGCATCTACCCGCAGCTGACGCTCAGCGCGCCCAACATCTGGCAGTTCTTCCGCGGCGAGCACGGCATGGAAGCGATGAAGACCGCGGCGGTCCTGCTGACCGCGTTGCTGATCTTCACGCTCTGCCTGCTGGTGGTGCTCAGCCGGGTCGAGCTGACCGACACCCGGATCCTGGTGATCGGGGCGATCTCGGCGATGCTCGTGCCCTTCGTCCTGCCGTCGATGCACGAACGCTACTTCTACCTCGCCGATGTCCTGACGCTCGTCGTGGCGTTCTACCTGCCGCGGCAGCTGTGGTACGTCCCGATCATCGTCGAGTTCTGTTCGCTCATGTGCTACATCCCGAACATCTTCTTCGCGAAGGCGGGCGGCGAACCGGTCGACTTCCGCATCCTCGCGGCGCTGGAGCTGGGTGCACTGGTCCTGCTGGTCCGGTACGCCGTCTGGGACTTCCGCCGGCACCGCGAGCCACTCACACCGCTCACACGGTGA
- a CDS encoding VOC family protein: protein MHQVVTFDAADLAAESRFWAGVLGGEVDDDGDWHMVLVDGAPRIGVQLATDHVAPEWPDGPTKQQIHLDLWVEDFAEAHEQVMSLGARVLKPAAGNTAGDDFQVYADPAGHPFCLCWLVPRQPGTQPD, encoded by the coding sequence ATGCACCAGGTCGTCACGTTCGACGCGGCCGACCTCGCGGCCGAGAGCCGCTTCTGGGCGGGTGTCCTCGGCGGCGAGGTCGACGACGACGGCGACTGGCACATGGTGCTGGTGGACGGAGCACCGCGGATCGGTGTGCAGCTCGCGACCGACCACGTGGCGCCGGAGTGGCCGGACGGCCCGACGAAGCAGCAGATCCACCTCGACCTATGGGTCGAGGACTTCGCCGAGGCCCACGAGCAGGTCATGTCCCTCGGCGCGAGGGTGCTGAAACCGGCGGCGGGGAACACCGCCGGTGACGACTTCCAGGTGTACGCCGACCCGGCCGGGCACCCCTTCTGCCTGTGCTGGCTGGTCCCCCGGCAGCCGGGGACTCAGCCTGACTGA